In Temnothorax longispinosus isolate EJ_2023e chromosome 10, Tlon_JGU_v1, whole genome shotgun sequence, a single window of DNA contains:
- the LOC139820875 gene encoding uncharacterized protein translates to MTMILVTKADKGQVTVILDKNAYGIISDGMYRILNCTNGNLPRAYGLPKVHKAGFPLRIIVSALGSPLYNVASLLQKTLHSSIPEPKSHIKDSWSFARFINNKEIKDDEILISLDVTALFTNIPKDLVLKGIEKRWNHISKKTDLNLPQFLHAIDLILSSTSFSFNGEIYEQIFGSPMGSLLSPDAADIVMDDLETHCLSLLNCNIPIFIRYVDDIFAVVPKKSVGLILKIFNGYHPRLRFTYEIETNASLNFLDTTVIRNGNRLTTNWYRKPTFSGREHQGDIRKHTSNHSVVSEHRMSYGHDFDWGKPEILHQERHTRKRELAEMFFIKKFDGTINLQKDTENLNVLYEHIIKEL, encoded by the exons ATGACGATGATCCTTGTCACCAAGGCTGACAAAGGCCAAGTAACTGTTATTCTGGATAAGAACGCGTAT GGCATCATTAGTGATGGAATGTATAGAATACTAAATTGCACCAACGGAAATTTACCGAGAGCCTACGGACTGCCGAAAGTTCATAAGGCTGGCTTCCCGTTACGCATTATTGTCTCAGCGTTGGGAAGCCCGCTCTATAATGTTGCTAGTCTCCTCCAAAAGACCTTACACTCGTCAATTCCGGAACCGAAATCACATATTAAAGATAGTTGGTCCTTTGCGAGGTTTATCAATAATAAGGAAATCAAGGATGACGAAATACTTATCTCATTAGACGTCACGGCATTATTCACGAACATCCCTAAAGATTTAGTTCTAAAGGGAATAGAAAAAAGGTGGAACCACATTTCTAAAAAGACTGACCTAAATTTACCACAGTTTTTACACGCAATTGACCTTATCTTATCGTCCACTAGTTTCAGCTTTAACGGCGAAATTTATGAACAAATTTTCGGCAGCCCCATGGGATCTCTGTTATCGCCCGATGCTGCTGATATCGTCATGGACGACTTAGAGACGCATTGCCTAAGccttttaaattgtaatatcccgatatttattagatatgtgGATGACATATTCGCGGTGGTTCCCAAAAAAAGTGTGGgcttaatattaaagatcTTCAACGGATATCATCCCAGACTTAGGTTCACTTATGAAATTGAAACAAATGCGTCACTCAATTTTCTTGACACGACTGTTATCAGGAACGGTAACAGACTGACAACTAATTGGTATCGCAAACCAACGTTCTCGGGACG GGAACACCAGGGCGATATCAGAAAGCACACTAGTAATCATTCCGTAGTGAGCGAACACAGAATGTCTTATGGGCATGATTTTGACTGGGGGAAGCCAGAAATATTGCACCAAGAAAGACATACTAGAAAGAGGGAATTAGcggagatgttttttattaaaaaatttgacggcACTATCAATTTACAAAAGGACACGGAGAATCTTAACGTTCTCTACGAACAtatcataaaagaattataa
- the LOC139820813 gene encoding uncharacterized protein, whose translation MMQEHKSFLIRDLLGDVLADRVQEDSEDDSAVHSDSEDTIDPGSSPCTRLGSPPPALSPSPGPATTSGKSCGVIANNAPPTGRKPRRRRTAFTHAQLAYLERKFRCQKYLSVADRSDVADALSLSETQVKTWYQNRRTKWKRQNQLRLEQLRHQATVEKDLLVRSVGLHHGSIDAYCSPYNSQSQTSHPPPPPPPPAPSTASTAAFLSTAAALFRNVTYVHGCPL comes from the exons ATGATGCAGGAGCACAAATCTTTCCTGATCAGAGATCTTCTAGGAGATGTATTGGCTGATCGAGTTCAAG AGGACTCGGAGGATGATTCGGCGGTCCATTCGGATTCCGAGGACACCATCGATCCTGGCAGCAGCCCCTGCACGCGTCTAGGAAGTCCACCACCGGCGCTCTCGCCGTCGCCCGGTCCGGCAACTACGTCTGGAAAATCTTGCGGAGTGATCGCTAACAATGCACCGCCGACCGGTAGGAAACCACGGAGACGACGAACCGCATTCACTCACGCTCAGCTGGCTTACCTCGAGAGGAAGTTCCGTTGTCAGAAATATCTCAGCGTGGCGGACCGCAGCGACGTCGCCGACGCTCTATCGCTCTCGGAGACTCAAGTGAAGACTTGGTATCAAAACCGAAG GACGAAATGGAAGCGGCAGAATCAGCTGCGATTGGAACAGCTGCGTCATCAAGCTACCGTCGAGAAGGACCTTTTGGTACGCAGTGTGGGCCTCCATCACGGTAGCATAGACGCTTATTGTTCGCCGTACAATTCGCAATCGCAGACCAGCCATccgccaccaccgccaccgccgccagCACCATCCACCGCTTCCACGGCGGCGTTTCTTTCAACGGCGGCCGCGCTCTTCCGAAATGTCACCTACGTCCACGGCTGTCCCCTCTAA